The following is a genomic window from Flavobacterium crassostreae.
AAGATCTTAAAGAAATGGAAGGACAGTATATAAAACTAACCTACATTGAACGATACAAAACCTTTCCGTGGTGGGGAGACACCAAATACTATATTACAGAAGTACACAAAGAAAACTCGCCTTTTAAATTAAAATAAACATGAGCAAAAAATGAGCAATCCTTTTAAAACCGTTGCCAGTTCCAACATAAGCATCTCGGAGTTAATGCTCCCATCGCACACCAATTTTAGCGGCAAAATTCATGGAGGTTATATTTTATCTTTACTGGATCAAATTGCTTTTGCTTGCGCTTCTAAATTTAGTGGCAACTACTGTGTAACTGCCTCGGTAGATACCGTGAATTTTTTGAACCCTATCGAAGTAGGAGAACTAGTAACCATGAAAGCCAGCGTTAATTATGTCGGAAAAAGCTCTATGATTATTGGCATTCGTGTGGAGTCTGAAAACATACAAACCGGCAAGATCAAACATTGTAACTCCTCTTACTTTACCATGGTATCTAAAGACAAAGACGGCACCAATGCAAGAGTACCCGGACTGATACTCTCTAATTTAGAAGAAGTACG
Proteins encoded in this region:
- a CDS encoding acyl-CoA thioesterase, which gives rise to MSNPFKTVASSNISISELMLPSHTNFSGKIHGGYILSLLDQIAFACASKFSGNYCVTASVDTVNFLNPIEVGELVTMKASVNYVGKSSMIIGIRVESENIQTGKIKHCNSSYFTMVSKDKDGTNARVPGLILSNLEEVRRFCNCLKQIALKKEQDRHEENFNYSATETLASLQKYNVQVALD